CTGATGCAGAAACTCCCAGTCTAAAGAAGGCCTTCGCCCCAGTTTCACCGTTGCAACTGCGATCAGAATGTCGCCGGTCGTCTGATCTTGAGTGACCTTGACTGACGCCCGGGCCCCCGCCCACCCTACCTGCCTGCTGCCTGGGTGCTGCGCCTCGTTGCAAAGCTCACTCTCTTTGGGCCAAAGTTCGACAGTTCCCTGCAGCGATTCGGCCTGTCTCTCTGCAACTCATTGTGTATTCCACAACGCAGTGGCTCGCTGGGAGTATTTTTGTACGGATTAGCCTTTTGGAAACACGTACCTCCGCCACGACCGACTGCAGCCAGCCTCTGGGGAGCTTGGGTCCCATTCGACAGGCTTTCTGTACCTTCTGCGAACCCCACAACCCCGCAATCCCTTACCAACAACCATCGCACCGGCATCAGCTCCCTACCTGTTCCCCCGGCGCGATGGCGGCCGAGCTGCGGGAGCGCGTCGCCAAGCCGCATATCGACCATTACTTGTCCCCGGATACACACGGCCTCAAGAAGCCCAAATCATCCTCGAACGAAATCAAGAGCGAAAAGAGACGAGAACCGCGGCAGGAGCACCCTGCCGGCGACGAGAAATATGGTCGCGTGGTTGCGATCCTTAGGCGCCTTGCCTTTGTGTCCTACTTTGCCATATGCGTCTGTACCATCTTGATGACCCAGGTCATCGGCGCGCCGCTCTACTGGTACAACCGCGACTGGTACTACTCATGGATGTCCATGACTAAGGCGCACTTTGGAATCACCATCACGACCATGACCAAGTGGTGGGGTCCTACGATAATccgcatcagtggcgacgacTCCATGGACGGTCAGATCCGCCAGAAGCCCGACGGCACCGTCGAGTTCGCCTTCCCGGAGCGGCTCGTCATGATCGCCAACCACCAACTCTACACGGACTGGCTATACCTGTGGTGGGTGGCCTACGCCAACAGTCCGCAGATGCACGGTTGGATCTACATAATCCTTAAAGAGTCGCTCAAGTACATACCCGTCATAGGCACCGGAATGATGTTCTATGGGTTCATCTTCATGTCGCGCAAGATGGCCGTCGACAAGCCCCGCCTGGCCCACCGCCTCCAGAAGCTCAAGACCTCGAGCGCCGACCCTAGCGCCTCGGCCGGCCGTTCCCTAAATCCCATGTGGCTGCTTCTCTTTCCCGAGGGCACCAACGCATCCGCGAACGGCCAGATTAAATCCGGCAAATGGGCCGAAAAGATTGGCGTCAAGAATCCACAGCATATGCTGCTTCCTCGCAGTACCGGCATGCACTTCATCCTGAGTGAGCTCAAGGGTACGGTGGAGTATTTGTATGACTGCACTGTTGCATATGAGGGAATACCGTAAGTTTCATTCTTGTCCTCTCGTCCACTCATCGAAATTCATGTATATTGTACATTTGGCTAACAGGCTTTGCAGTCGAGGTGATTTTGGCGAGCAATACTTTACCCTCTCCAGCACGTACTTTGAAGGCCGTCCACCCAAGTCTGTCAACTTTCACTGGCGCCGCTTCCGCGTGGCCGACATACCGCTCGACACCCCA
The Pyricularia oryzae 70-15 chromosome 1, whole genome shotgun sequence DNA segment above includes these coding regions:
- a CDS encoding 1-acyl-sn-glycerol-3-phosphate acyltransferase 2 — its product is MAAELRERVAKPHIDHYLSPDTHGLKKPKSSSNEIKSEKRREPRQEHPAGDEKYGRVVAILRRLAFVSYFAICVCTILMTQVIGAPLYWYNRDWYYSWMSMTKAHFGITITTMTKWWGPTIIRISGDDSMDGQIRQKPDGTVEFAFPERLVMIANHQLYTDWLYLWWVAYANSPQMHGWIYIILKESLKYIPVIGTGMMFYGFIFMSRKMAVDKPRLAHRLQKLKTSSADPSASAGRSLNPMWLLLFPEGTNASANGQIKSGKWAEKIGVKNPQHMLLPRSTGMHFILSELKGTVEYLYDCTVAYEGIPRGDFGEQYFTLSSTYFEGRPPKSVNFHWRRFRVADIPLDTPEAFDEWMRERWYEKDDLMDKYLTNGRFPSSKVAIVGAKSSDDAYIETEVRPRWPGEVMQLFSVVGLVMIVSTFVLRALSRIF